The following coding sequences are from one Treponema parvum window:
- a CDS encoding helix-turn-helix domain-containing protein — translation MRTIEDYWKDWERLGFEKKVEAGCIRYTASPELGTGGFTVMGDTRTAMGIVSDCTLEKPCIIEESVDERGIEIGRYYEGSVEVYDAGRNPVPDAVDYGLNVYVNEPVFHGFKRINPHVRIVNAGFSYRPQFFETLPIALPDDFWKRAAALLNPAPLHIPQISAICDQLKNCELTGDLLVLYIQAKALEAFVYLFDYIYSHTEKRTVHLSADDKVRLHALRVYLEKHAVNPPTIQALSKQFALNREKLVTGFKETYRITVNGYVQNVRMHRAVELLKNSDVSITQIAREVGYYGDGYFQTAFKKCYGVSPGELRREMKERNTANNS, via the coding sequence ATGAGAACGATCGAAGATTATTGGAAGGATTGGGAGCGGCTGGGGTTTGAAAAGAAAGTGGAAGCGGGATGTATTCGGTACACGGCGTCGCCTGAGCTGGGGACGGGAGGTTTTACCGTTATGGGGGACACTCGGACTGCGATGGGGATTGTGTCCGACTGTACGCTGGAGAAGCCGTGTATTATAGAAGAGTCGGTTGACGAGCGGGGAATCGAGATCGGCCGGTATTACGAGGGTTCGGTGGAAGTGTATGATGCGGGGCGTAATCCCGTGCCGGATGCGGTGGACTACGGATTAAATGTCTATGTGAATGAGCCGGTTTTTCATGGGTTTAAGCGGATCAACCCGCACGTACGGATTGTCAATGCAGGGTTTTCGTATCGTCCTCAGTTTTTTGAAACGCTGCCTATCGCACTGCCTGATGATTTTTGGAAACGTGCGGCGGCACTTCTTAATCCTGCTCCGCTGCATATTCCGCAGATATCCGCGATCTGCGATCAGCTGAAAAACTGTGAGCTGACGGGAGATTTACTCGTGCTGTATATACAAGCGAAGGCGTTGGAAGCGTTTGTGTATCTTTTTGACTATATCTATTCGCATACGGAAAAACGGACAGTACATTTATCAGCGGATGATAAAGTGCGTTTGCATGCATTGAGGGTGTATCTTGAAAAGCACGCGGTGAATCCGCCGACTATTCAGGCGTTGTCGAAACAATTTGCGTTGAACAGGGAAAAACTGGTAACGGGATTTAAGGAAACGTACCGTATTACGGTCAATGGGTATGTGCAAAATGTGCGGATGCATAGAGCGGTTGAGCTTTTAAAAAACAGCGATGTGTCGATTACACAGATTGCTCGCGAGGTGGGCTATTACGGCGACGGGTATTTTCAAACCGCGTTTAAAAAATGCTACGGAGTTAGTCCCGGCGAGTTACGAAGAGAGATGAAAGAAAGAAATACAGCGAATAACAGTTAA
- a CDS encoding helix-turn-helix domain-containing protein: MTKSYQSFIEHTGSTLTKKGAVLNECFDTYQFSSDYGNGYTAVYELDSYASICIAEHSYVRDFEYAVTTEDSIIIQQYDSIDSDRRYPQGNVSAGMQYIDYAPGNRTYRYVIKKDVPAKVIGVQLMPDYYEMYLKKESGIKGIDLKKDLQAFPHGVVIPEIAAIFSRIRTFNGNGLSTRLFFKGKIDELTAIIIQKAEEFRLPDDRKIAAADRHAVARVIAYMNDHLSKNFLLSELASEAYMSVSKFKYVFKAVTGQTYSDYIMRKKMECACDLLKHNNLYVSEIAYRLGYENAGSFSVQFKNYTGILPSDFRVNRAT, translated from the coding sequence ATGACCAAAAGCTATCAAAGTTTTATAGAACATACCGGCAGCACGCTTACAAAAAAGGGGGCGGTGCTGAACGAGTGTTTTGACACCTATCAATTTTCATCAGACTACGGCAATGGGTACACTGCCGTATACGAACTCGATTCTTATGCAAGCATTTGCATTGCGGAACATTCATACGTCAGAGATTTTGAATATGCTGTGACGACGGAAGACTCCATCATCATACAGCAGTACGATTCGATCGATTCCGATCGGCGTTATCCGCAGGGAAATGTTTCGGCAGGGATGCAGTATATCGATTATGCGCCGGGAAACAGAACATACCGGTATGTAATCAAAAAGGACGTTCCCGCAAAAGTGATCGGCGTTCAGCTTATGCCGGATTATTACGAAATGTATCTGAAAAAAGAGTCCGGTATAAAAGGCATCGATTTGAAAAAAGACTTACAAGCATTTCCGCACGGTGTTGTAATTCCGGAAATTGCAGCAATATTTAGCAGGATACGCACTTTTAACGGGAACGGACTCAGTACGCGACTTTTTTTCAAGGGCAAGATCGATGAACTTACTGCAATCATTATTCAAAAAGCGGAAGAGTTCCGCCTGCCGGATGACAGGAAAATTGCAGCTGCCGACAGACACGCCGTTGCAAGGGTTATAGCATATATGAACGATCATTTATCTAAAAACTTTTTATTGTCCGAGCTGGCGTCTGAGGCATATATGAGCGTTTCAAAATTCAAATATGTGTTTAAAGCGGTTACGGGGCAAACATATTCCGATTACATAATGCGAAAAAAGATGGAGTGTGCGTGTGACCTGTTGAAGCATAACAATCTCTATGTTTCGGAAATTGCCTACCGGCTCGGCTATGAAAATGCGGGAAGTTTTTCCGTGCAGTTCAAAAACTACACAGGCATTCTGCCGTCGGATTTTCGCGTAAACAGAGCGACATAA
- a CDS encoding ABC transporter ATP-binding protein gives MKNIIDAFTMGHPKQMIGPALCHFFEGLTISFPAIAVYFAINLLAEGFANPAALNMHTLRIICIVMGGLFAVQLFVSWGSFLGTFLPAATHSAENKTDFVYKLKTLPLGYFSKKAAGELINTFTSDFLALEQSMVALFTGLAGVVFSCIITSLFMFYFNPQMAFAFYMTMPVAALIIVLSLKTFGKLDSAAKSAKDAAADSLNEYLFGMKVLRSYNQTGQGFTRLSNAYRDVRDTALKGEITGGTLLSLAVTCIRLGLPLMCFTGAYLIQGGRFALVDYLSLIIVGTKIVSPLLVWMRYIALLRVHYVSASRIGAVMKQEPLPGTMEHFAVDDIVFKNIGFSYVKGSGSAVLKDVSFTIPKGKLTAIVGPSGSGKSTIIRLLARFWETDTGTILCGDTPIKTIDNEKWLAAVSMVLQDVYLFHETIRGNILFGRKDASEEQMIRAAKKANCHDFIMKLPQGYDTVAGEGGSTLSGGEKQRIAIARALLKDAPLLLLDEPTASLDARNEVAVQKAIGQLVRNKTVIMIAHRLKTVEHADQILVVNEGRIEETGTHRELLERNGLYARLWNLQNRSKEWSLG, from the coding sequence ATGAAAAATATCATCGATGCATTTACGATGGGACACCCAAAGCAGATGATTGGACCGGCGCTGTGCCATTTTTTTGAAGGACTGACGATTTCGTTCCCTGCCATCGCCGTATACTTTGCAATCAATTTGTTGGCTGAAGGTTTTGCGAATCCGGCTGCACTGAATATGCACACACTCCGCATCATCTGTATTGTAATGGGCGGCTTGTTTGCCGTGCAGCTATTCGTCAGCTGGGGTTCGTTTCTCGGTACGTTCTTACCGGCTGCAACACATTCGGCTGAAAACAAAACCGATTTTGTCTACAAACTGAAAACACTGCCGCTCGGTTATTTTTCCAAAAAGGCGGCAGGAGAGCTGATCAATACTTTTACGTCGGACTTTCTTGCGCTTGAACAGTCGATGGTCGCCCTGTTTACCGGCTTGGCAGGGGTAGTGTTCAGCTGCATCATCACTTCCCTCTTTATGTTTTATTTTAATCCGCAGATGGCCTTCGCGTTTTATATGACGATGCCGGTTGCAGCGCTCATCATCGTGCTTTCATTAAAGACATTCGGAAAACTGGATTCTGCAGCAAAGTCGGCAAAAGACGCGGCAGCCGATTCGCTAAATGAATATCTTTTCGGGATGAAGGTGCTGCGCTCATATAATCAAACGGGACAGGGATTTACCCGCCTGAGCAATGCATATCGTGATGTGCGGGATACTGCTTTAAAAGGAGAAATCACCGGCGGTACGCTTTTATCGCTTGCCGTAACCTGCATCCGGCTCGGCCTGCCGCTTATGTGCTTTACCGGCGCCTATCTTATTCAAGGCGGACGATTTGCATTGGTTGATTATCTCAGTTTGATTATTGTCGGTACGAAGATTGTCAGCCCCTTGCTCGTTTGGATGCGCTATATCGCACTCCTGCGGGTACACTATGTGTCAGCGTCCCGCATCGGTGCAGTGATGAAGCAGGAGCCCTTACCGGGAACGATGGAACACTTTGCGGTTGACGATATCGTATTTAAGAATATCGGCTTTTCGTATGTGAAGGGAAGCGGCAGCGCCGTACTGAAAGATGTGTCGTTCACTATCCCGAAAGGAAAGCTCACGGCGATTGTGGGGCCGAGCGGAAGCGGAAAATCAACGATTATCCGGCTGCTGGCGCGATTTTGGGAAACGGACACCGGAACGATTCTATGCGGTGATACGCCGATAAAAACAATCGACAATGAAAAATGGCTTGCGGCAGTTTCTATGGTGCTGCAGGATGTGTATTTGTTTCACGAAACGATTCGGGGAAATATTTTATTCGGTAGAAAGGATGCCTCCGAAGAGCAGATGATTCGTGCGGCGAAAAAGGCGAATTGCCACGATTTTATTATGAAGCTGCCGCAAGGGTATGACACGGTTGCAGGTGAAGGAGGCTCCACGCTTTCCGGCGGAGAAAAACAGCGGATCGCTATTGCGCGGGCGTTACTGAAAGATGCGCCTCTTTTGCTGCTCGATGAACCGACTGCCAGTTTGGATGCACGGAATGAGGTTGCGGTACAAAAAGCGATTGGTCAGCTGGTACGGAATAAAACCGTCATAATGATTGCCCACCGCCTTAAAACAGTCGAACACGCCGATCAGATTCTGGTCGTGAACGAGGGGCGCATTGAAGAAACCGGTACACACCGCGAACTGCTTGAACGCAACGGTCTATACGCCCGCCTGTGGAATCTGCAAAACCGCTCGAAGGAATGGTCGCTGGGATAA
- a CDS encoding ABC transporter ATP-binding protein — protein MLHLKEHIPVYSVSVALAIASVFFGLLPYYMVYRLLLRIVQSCDGRTVLWYALLILLSLALEILMHCLSTALSHKTAFSILKKVRLSITEKMMRMPLGYMQAKGSGYFHSLLIDSLEHLEYPLAHAIPETTSNIVLPVSIIALLFSFDWRMGLSVLVPAALTLLFYLPMYIGIMNEFADTYYTMLENMNGRVIEYIRGNKEIKIFGREDAALSQYETSIDKYKTATLRLYNRMYVAASPSIVLLSSLLASVLSVGGFLYCAGSLSAHLYLFSVLVSVGIGTSLLKFTEFMDNFYYIKNGERLINEVLSAPELQEPDKVAGEIPNNEIALHHVSFAYDDVQVLHDISLVFPEKTKTAIVGHSGSGKTTVANLIARFWDVQEGSITIGGVAYRDLSLDQLMQRVNYVTQDTFLFNMPIIENIRLGKPDASDEEVIEAAKKARCHEFIIAFENGYNTSTGDDGAKLSGGQRQRIIIARALLRNAPILILDEATAYADMENQHKIQKSLEELCKDKTLIVIAHRLSTVIGCDQIIVMNNGTVAATGTHGELLKQSPLYAKLWSTQVQSRNWKLARGMGE, from the coding sequence CTGTTGCATTTGAAAGAGCATATTCCGGTTTATAGTGTTTCCGTGGCCTTGGCGATTGCTTCCGTGTTTTTCGGGCTGTTGCCGTATTATATGGTGTATCGGTTGCTGCTGCGTATTGTGCAGAGCTGCGATGGGCGGACGGTGTTGTGGTATGCACTGTTGATTTTGCTGTCGCTTGCGCTCGAGATACTGATGCACTGTCTTTCAACCGCTCTTTCGCATAAGACGGCGTTTTCTATTTTGAAAAAAGTGCGGCTTTCTATTACGGAAAAAATGATGCGTATGCCGCTCGGCTACATGCAAGCAAAAGGGAGCGGCTACTTTCACAGTCTCTTGATTGACAGCCTCGAACACCTCGAATATCCGCTTGCGCACGCAATCCCCGAAACGACTTCAAACATAGTGCTGCCTGTCAGTATTATCGCGCTGCTTTTCAGTTTTGACTGGCGGATGGGACTTTCGGTTTTGGTTCCTGCGGCGTTGACGTTGTTGTTTTATCTTCCGATGTATATCGGCATTATGAACGAATTTGCTGACACCTATTATACCATGCTCGAAAATATGAACGGTAGAGTTATCGAATATATCCGCGGAAATAAAGAAATCAAAATTTTCGGGAGAGAGGATGCAGCGCTTTCTCAATATGAAACTTCCATCGACAAATACAAAACGGCAACACTCCGGCTTTATAATCGAATGTATGTTGCAGCGTCCCCTTCGATTGTTTTGCTCTCCTCGCTTTTGGCAAGCGTACTGAGTGTCGGCGGCTTTTTATATTGCGCCGGCAGTTTAAGTGCACACTTGTATTTGTTTTCCGTGTTAGTGTCCGTCGGGATCGGCACTTCGCTTTTGAAGTTCACGGAATTTATGGATAACTTTTATTACATTAAAAACGGCGAACGCCTCATCAACGAAGTTCTCTCTGCTCCTGAATTACAAGAACCCGATAAGGTCGCCGGTGAAATACCGAATAACGAAATTGCACTGCATCATGTTTCTTTTGCGTATGACGATGTCCAGGTGCTGCATGATATTTCACTTGTGTTCCCTGAAAAAACAAAGACCGCGATTGTCGGGCATTCAGGTTCCGGTAAAACGACCGTCGCGAATCTTATTGCACGCTTTTGGGATGTACAGGAAGGAAGTATAACAATAGGCGGTGTTGCGTATCGAGATTTATCTCTGGATCAGCTGATGCAGCGGGTCAACTATGTAACGCAAGACACCTTTTTATTCAATATGCCGATTATCGAAAATATACGGCTTGGTAAGCCCGATGCATCCGATGAGGAAGTGATTGAAGCGGCGAAGAAAGCTCGTTGCCACGAGTTTATCATTGCGTTTGAGAATGGCTACAACACGAGTACAGGAGACGATGGAGCAAAATTGTCGGGAGGACAGCGGCAGCGAATTATTATTGCACGTGCTCTATTGCGGAACGCACCGATACTGATTCTTGACGAAGCAACCGCTTATGCGGATATGGAAAATCAGCACAAAATTCAAAAGTCGCTCGAAGAATTGTGCAAAGACAAAACGCTCATTGTAATTGCACACCGGTTATCAACGGTTATCGGCTGCGATCAAATTATCGTGATGAATAATGGAACGGTCGCTGCAACGGGAACACACGGCGAACTGTTGAAGCAATCACCGCTGTATGCAAAGCTGTGGAGTACGCAGGTACAGAGCCGGAACTGGAAGCTGGCGAGGGGAATGGGGGAGTAA
- a CDS encoding cyclophilin-like fold protein, which produces MISFLNQPILQYSNEIRSAVLIVHGDKAYSYYFGKDAYENMIKDMQIDGTVLDVEWENNNTVKELKEELKQGEVTIRLSKYSDFEQVGELGKTYSSSDKRITAEAGDIMLYSGNKIVVFYGANTWEYTRIGKIKNLSKEEIKRLLSNSDVVLKIKME; this is translated from the coding sequence ATGATATCTTTTCTAAACCAACCAATTCTACAGTATAGTAATGAAATCCGTAGTGCTGTACTTATCGTTCATGGGGATAAGGCATATAGCTATTACTTTGGAAAAGATGCCTATGAAAATATGATAAAAGACATGCAAATAGATGGCACTGTACTTGATGTTGAATGGGAAAACAATAATACTGTAAAGGAACTAAAGGAAGAATTAAAACAAGGAGAGGTAACCATCCGGTTATCTAAATATAGCGATTTTGAGCAGGTAGGAGAATTGGGTAAAACTTACTCCTCATCTGATAAAAGAATTACAGCAGAAGCCGGAGATATAATGCTGTACTCCGGAAACAAAATAGTTGTATTTTATGGAGCAAACACATGGGAATATACTCGAATTGGGAAGATTAAAAATTTAAGCAAGGAAGAAATAAAGCGATTATTAAGCAATAGTGATGTGGTATTAAAGATAAAAATGGAATGA
- a CDS encoding radical SAM mobile pair protein B: protein MAEVIDGILIGEVETKNIMTKSSLPVGGYSVNPYVGCTHACKYCYASFMKRFTGHKEEWGTFLDVKHWPEIKNPKKYAGQRVVIGSVTDGYNPQEGQFGNTRKLLEQLIGSDADILICTKSDLVVRDIDLLKKLGRVTVSWSINTLDENFKNDMDSASSIERRIASMKQVYDAGIRTVCFVSPVFPGITDFEAIFERVKDQCDLFWLENLNLRGGFKKTIMDYIAGKYPDLVPLYDEIYNKHNRSYFEALEVKAEEMAKKYDCPFVDNEMPYGRVPQGHPVIVDYFYHEEIRGTENTGKRKR from the coding sequence ATGGCAGAAGTAATCGATGGAATCCTCATTGGTGAGGTGGAAACAAAGAACATCATGACCAAGTCCAGTCTACCTGTAGGCGGTTACTCGGTCAATCCCTATGTAGGCTGTACACATGCCTGCAAGTATTGCTATGCTTCTTTTATGAAGCGCTTTACCGGACACAAGGAGGAATGGGGCACTTTCCTTGATGTGAAGCATTGGCCGGAAATTAAAAATCCGAAGAAATATGCCGGACAGCGGGTGGTCATCGGTTCTGTGACGGATGGCTACAATCCACAGGAGGGGCAATTCGGGAATACCAGAAAACTTCTGGAGCAGCTGATCGGCAGTGACGCAGATATTCTAATCTGCACAAAGTCTGATCTTGTGGTACGGGATATCGATCTGCTGAAGAAGCTTGGACGAGTAACCGTTTCATGGTCGATCAACACACTGGATGAAAATTTTAAGAACGATATGGACTCTGCTTCGAGCATTGAGCGTCGTATCGCTTCTATGAAGCAGGTATATGACGCAGGGATCCGTACAGTCTGTTTCGTATCCCCGGTATTCCCCGGTATCACGGACTTTGAAGCGATCTTTGAGCGGGTAAAGGATCAGTGCGATCTGTTCTGGCTCGAGAATCTCAATCTTCGGGGCGGTTTCAAGAAGACGATTATGGATTATATCGCTGGAAAATATCCTGACCTTGTACCGCTTTACGATGAGATCTATAACAAGCATAACCGCAGCTACTTTGAAGCGCTTGAAGTAAAAGCTGAGGAAATGGCTAAGAAGTATGATTGTCCCTTTGTGGATAATGAAATGCCTTATGGCAGAGTCCCGCAGGGACATCCGGTGATCGTGGATTATTTCTATCATGAGGAAATCCGAGGGACAGAAAATACCGGAAAAAGGAAACGTTAA
- a CDS encoding DUF2281 domain-containing protein has product MSYEMVIEQIKTLPEQLLTSVAAFIKFLEAEQCGKNEIKIPPKTKQNFFELAGKIHLDCNSVTELRESSLL; this is encoded by the coding sequence ATGTCATACGAAATGGTTATCGAACAAATCAAAACCCTTCCCGAACAGCTTTTAACATCGGTCGCTGCATTTATAAAATTTCTTGAAGCAGAACAATGTGGAAAGAATGAAATAAAAATACCTCCGAAAACTAAGCAAAATTTTTTTGAATTGGCAGGAAAAATCCATCTTGACTGTAATTCTGTGACAGAACTTCGTGAGTCAAGTTTGTTATGA
- a CDS encoding PIN domain-containing protein: MILVDTNIIIDFWNNPTEEAKKIFEEYEIATCGVIKTELLRGSNLDKQFLQIAEALNDFSYLSFSDNDWLGLSKQFITLKQNGLAVPFQDAMIAYIAIKYACKVWTNDKHFKLMQEFLPQLDLFDWKENKKLEGLTSTAETSRSR, translated from the coding sequence ATGATTCTTGTCGATACAAATATTATCATAGATTTTTGGAATAACCCCACGGAAGAAGCAAAGAAAATCTTTGAAGAATACGAAATTGCGACTTGTGGAGTTATAAAAACAGAACTTTTACGCGGAAGTAATTTGGATAAGCAATTTTTACAGATTGCGGAAGCTCTTAACGACTTTTCATATCTTTCATTTTCTGACAATGATTGGCTTGGACTTTCAAAGCAGTTTATTACATTGAAACAAAATGGGCTTGCAGTTCCTTTTCAAGATGCAATGATTGCATATATTGCAATAAAGTATGCTTGCAAAGTGTGGACTAATGATAAGCATTTTAAACTTATGCAGGAATTTTTGCCTCAATTGGATTTATTTGACTGGAAAGAAAACAAAAAATTAGAAGGTTTAACTTCGACCGCTGAGACATCGCGGTCTCGTTAA
- a CDS encoding ABC transporter ATP-binding protein produces the protein MTENHKQKGVLERVFAVSSKGKGLLAASCIASVLGMTLSLVPYLSVYFICKYFLLGAAGEHGGIVLWTAVAGGAIIGNMVFTFLGSAGCHAVAFDALYRYRLYVMEHLGRISMGYFSTHTSGGIQKLMDENIEKMEGFIAHILPDLIGSLVMVTILFLSIAYLNLVLAAAVASAIIAGFFFQMLVFGGSRVQTIMTEVMQSSAKMTGAFSEYVRGMAEVKLFGRAGAVTNALKQHIAAYMGWEIKSYKNSAFAMSMYKSIVLSLLSVALPVGVWLLARDPSKELILSILMTLILVPALFEPLTGCIEYATQLRMLQAGLVQIDEIVQEPTYIDSDTGATDIDTDSDAGAAAFVPRSWEVCFDNVSFSYQKSTDPLRKQALSGISFTAPQGQMTALVGESGGGKSTIGQLLLRFWETEEGAISIGGVSIRDIPFSRLMEYTAAVFQDTYIFAGTVMENIRMHSHASDEAVMEAARQACCHDFIMKLPHGYGTMVGSGHSKLSGGEAQRISIARAILKNAPIVILDEALAYTDAENENQIQTAIKNLVRDKTFIVIAHRLQSIAEAGQILVMQDGKIIERGTHHILMSGDTEYKALWNLQHTADEWSIDRRHE, from the coding sequence ATGACTGAAAACCATAAACAAAAAGGTGTGTTGGAGCGGGTGTTTGCCGTTTCATCGAAAGGGAAGGGGCTGCTGGCAGCGAGCTGTATTGCTTCCGTGCTCGGTATGACGCTGAGCTTGGTGCCTTATCTCTCCGTGTATTTTATCTGCAAATATTTTCTGCTGGGTGCGGCGGGGGAGCACGGCGGTATTGTGCTGTGGACGGCGGTTGCCGGAGGCGCCATTATCGGAAATATGGTGTTCACGTTTTTAGGCAGCGCCGGGTGTCATGCGGTTGCCTTTGATGCGCTGTATCGTTACCGCCTGTACGTAATGGAACATCTCGGCCGTATTTCGATGGGCTATTTTTCTACGCACACGAGCGGCGGTATTCAAAAACTGATGGATGAAAATATCGAAAAAATGGAAGGCTTTATCGCGCATATACTGCCTGATCTTATCGGCTCGCTGGTTATGGTTACTATCCTGTTCTTGAGTATCGCGTATCTGAACCTCGTATTAGCTGCGGCTGTCGCCTCTGCAATTATCGCGGGTTTCTTTTTTCAGATGCTGGTGTTCGGCGGCAGCAGAGTGCAAACGATTATGACGGAGGTGATGCAGTCTTCCGCAAAGATGACGGGCGCCTTTTCGGAATATGTGCGGGGTATGGCTGAGGTTAAACTGTTCGGACGTGCGGGGGCGGTAACGAATGCGTTGAAACAGCATATCGCCGCGTATATGGGGTGGGAGATAAAAAGTTATAAAAACAGCGCTTTCGCGATGAGCATGTATAAGAGCATTGTGCTGTCGCTTTTGAGTGTGGCCCTGCCTGTCGGCGTATGGCTGCTTGCCCGTGATCCGAGCAAGGAGTTAATTCTTTCTATTTTGATGACGCTGATTCTTGTACCGGCATTGTTTGAACCGCTGACCGGCTGTATCGAATATGCAACGCAGCTGCGGATGCTGCAAGCAGGTCTTGTGCAAATTGATGAGATTGTGCAGGAACCTACATATATCGATTCCGATACAGGAGCAACAGATATAGATACCGATTCCGATGCCGGAGCCGCTGCTTTTGTACCGCGCAGCTGGGAGGTGTGTTTTGACAATGTTTCTTTTTCGTATCAAAAAAGCACCGACCCGCTACGGAAGCAAGCGCTGTCCGGGATATCGTTTACTGCACCGCAGGGACAAATGACAGCGCTGGTCGGAGAATCAGGCGGAGGAAAATCAACAATCGGACAGCTGCTCTTGCGCTTTTGGGAAACGGAAGAAGGGGCAATTAGTATCGGCGGTGTGTCTATCCGCGATATTCCCTTTTCCCGCCTGATGGAGTATACGGCGGCGGTTTTTCAAGACACGTACATCTTTGCGGGCACGGTTATGGAAAACATCAGAATGCATTCACACGCGAGCGATGAGGCGGTTATGGAAGCTGCACGGCAGGCGTGCTGTCACGATTTTATTATGAAGCTGCCGCACGGGTACGGCACGATGGTCGGGTCGGGACACAGCAAACTGTCGGGAGGGGAAGCACAGCGGATTTCCATTGCACGGGCGATTTTGAAAAATGCACCGATTGTTATTCTTGATGAAGCGCTTGCCTATACGGATGCGGAAAATGAAAATCAAATTCAGACAGCGATTAAAAATCTGGTACGGGATAAAACATTCATCGTCATTGCTCATCGGCTGCAAAGCATTGCCGAAGCCGGTCAAATCTTGGTGATGCAGGATGGAAAGATTATTGAACGCGGTACGCACCACATACTTATGAGCGGAGACACGGAGTATAAAGCCCTGTGGAACTTACAGCACACCGCGGACGAATGGTCGATTGACCGGCGGCATGAATAA
- a CDS encoding family 20 glycosylhydrolase produces MTAKTLKKKAIVLVSLFLLLLFLQPAVYAQTKGVPEQEFVIAFHASVNSDKTGKNLIKELPGLQKRGINTLFLQIGYNYQWKSDPKLYNKYVLSETVAREIAAECQKLSIDLIPEINCLGHQSWKNKTFSLLKAYPELDETPDLYPGNKGIYCRSLCSSNEKVYTILFGLIDEITEVFSVKKIHVGLDEVFLIGEDACPLCRGKDKAELFAGAVNRLYDHCVKKRGLTMYMWGDRLINSEDEDSGYKGEYESSCNGTAAAVDLIPKDIIICDWHYDELEHYGSIPYFLNKGFRVLPTSFKGIKAVSALIDYSFLYKDNPAMLGHMYAAWDNFTNKNLARYKPMIKTVEKLKEY; encoded by the coding sequence ATGACAGCAAAAACTCTCAAAAAAAAAGCAATAGTACTAGTATCCTTGTTCTTGCTTCTTTTATTTTTACAGCCGGCTGTTTATGCTCAAACAAAGGGTGTGCCGGAACAAGAATTCGTCATTGCATTTCACGCAAGCGTCAATTCCGACAAAACGGGTAAAAATCTCATAAAAGAACTGCCCGGCTTACAAAAACGGGGAATCAACACGCTTTTTCTCCAAATAGGCTACAACTACCAATGGAAAAGCGATCCGAAACTCTATAACAAATATGTGCTTTCCGAAACCGTCGCACGCGAAATTGCCGCCGAATGCCAGAAGCTTTCCATCGACCTTATCCCCGAAATAAACTGTCTCGGCCATCAATCATGGAAAAACAAAACCTTCTCCCTGCTCAAAGCCTATCCCGAACTGGACGAAACGCCGGACCTCTACCCCGGAAATAAGGGTATTTATTGCCGCAGCCTGTGTTCTTCCAATGAAAAAGTCTACACGATTTTATTCGGTTTAATCGACGAGATTACCGAAGTCTTTTCGGTAAAAAAAATACACGTCGGCTTGGACGAGGTGTTTTTGATAGGCGAAGATGCATGCCCCCTTTGCCGCGGAAAAGACAAGGCCGAACTGTTTGCCGGCGCTGTGAACAGGCTCTACGATCACTGTGTCAAAAAACGGGGACTTACAATGTATATGTGGGGCGACCGCCTCATCAATAGCGAGGATGAAGATAGCGGTTATAAGGGCGAATACGAAAGTTCGTGTAACGGCACCGCAGCCGCCGTCGACCTCATTCCCAAGGACATCATCATTTGCGACTGGCACTATGACGAGCTGGAACACTACGGCTCCATTCCTTATTTTTTAAACAAGGGCTTTCGCGTCCTGCCGACAAGTTTCAAGGGCATTAAAGCGGTAAGCGCTCTCATCGACTATTCGTTTTTGTACAAGGATAACCCTGCTATGCTCGGGCACATGTACGCGGCATGGGACAATTTTACAAATAAGAATCTTGCGCGATATAAACCGATGATCAAAACGGTCGAAAAATTAAAAGAGTACTGA